One window of the Rhipicephalus sanguineus isolate Rsan-2018 chromosome 2, BIME_Rsan_1.4, whole genome shotgun sequence genome contains the following:
- the LOC119382144 gene encoding lysine-specific histone demethylase 1B-like, protein MRSTGIGGSTGRAMPGRRPRFASSWPTRSCLSGHSACAAASGAAYPRGTTLHQSLLGSFTCGDIPSYDDSTEDTKTDDCSVPEDPNAAAAMQPEWICTLTQPPFLISSPAQQFLGDYFADGVGISPSSENPKAPEKSTRQQNGNSDTTTTSTSECYLEPGEASALHEFF, encoded by the exons ATGCGGAGTACTGGAATTGGCGGGAGCACTGGTCGCGCAATGCCCGGTCGGAGGCCTCGCTTCGCCTCTTCATGGCCGACCAGGTCCTGCCTTTCTGGGCACAGTGCGTGCGCTGCCGCAAGTGGCGCCGCCTACCCAAGGGGGACGACCTTACACCAGAGTTTGTTGGGCTCGTTCACCTGTGGCGACATCCCATCGTACGATGACAGCACG GAAGACACAAAGACGGACGACTGCTCGGTGCCTGAAGACCCG AACGCTGCAGCCGCCATGCAGCCCGAGTGGATCTGCACGCTGACACAGCCACCGTTTCTCATCAGCTCCCCGGCGCAACAGTTCCTGGGCGACTACTTTGCCGACGGGGTTGGGATCAGCCCTTCCTCCGAGAACCCCAAGG CTCCCGAGAAAAGCACACGGCAACAAAATGGCAACAGTGATACGACCACCACCAGCACCTCTGAATGCTATCTTGAGCCAGGTGAGGCTTCTGCGCTGCACGAGTTCTTTTGA